A genomic stretch from bacterium includes:
- a CDS encoding ABC transporter permease, which produces MTNRPEFLRKLYFRLPAIGIFVGGLIVWEGMVRAFDIKGFILPAPTAIAATFATETSDLLTAGAGTFSTALAGLLLGGFLAVFTALAAARWSFVRDGALPFAIAANSTPIVVLAPIANSWFGLRSPFGSIFVVAILVFFPVMINLVRGLLSVEASEIELMESYAAGRLATLWKLQFPHATPYLFSALKVAAALSLIGAIVKEFFGGSQERLGQYITTKAGLLQFEEAWAAIVLASLFGIALYNIVVLIERRVIPWHVSVRNA; this is translated from the coding sequence TTGACCAACCGGCCGGAGTTCCTCCGGAAGCTCTACTTCCGGCTTCCCGCCATCGGCATCTTCGTCGGCGGGCTGATCGTGTGGGAAGGCATGGTCAGAGCCTTCGACATCAAGGGTTTCATCCTCCCGGCGCCCACGGCGATCGCCGCCACCTTCGCCACCGAGACCTCCGACCTGCTCACCGCCGGGGCTGGTACGTTCTCCACCGCGCTGGCCGGCCTACTGCTGGGCGGCTTCCTCGCGGTCTTCACAGCCTTGGCGGCTGCCCGGTGGAGCTTCGTGCGTGACGGCGCCCTTCCCTTCGCGATCGCGGCCAACTCCACGCCGATCGTCGTATTGGCGCCGATCGCCAACTCCTGGTTCGGACTCCGCAGCCCCTTCGGCTCGATCTTCGTCGTCGCGATCCTGGTGTTCTTCCCGGTCATGATCAACCTCGTCCGGGGGCTCCTCTCGGTCGAGGCCTCCGAGATCGAGCTGATGGAGTCCTACGCGGCCGGTCGGCTCGCCACCCTCTGGAAGCTGCAATTCCCGCATGCAACCCCGTATCTGTTCTCTGCGCTGAAGGTCGCCGCCGCGCTCAGCCTCATCGGCGCCATCGTCAAGGAGTTCTTCGGGGGCTCCCAGGAACGGCTCGGCCAGTACATCACCACCAAGGCGGGTCTGCTGCAGTTCGAGGAGGCCTGGGCCGCCATCGTGCTGGCTTCCTTGTTCGGAATCGCTCTCTACAACATCGTGGTGTTGATCGAGCGACGGGTCATCCCCTGGCACGTGTCGGTACGCAACGCCTGA
- a CDS encoding ABC transporter ATP-binding protein, translated as MSALALRGVGKVFNPGSDQEVRAVHGVDLSAERGEFISVIGPSGCGKSTLLRLIGDLTPPSSGTVLVNGKTPARARLDRDYGMVFQSATLLEWRRVQANVELPLEIMGMDAAERSRQAAAMLELVQLDRFANHYPWQLSGGMQQRVAIARALAFKPSILLMDEPFGALDEMTRERMQSELLRIRAETGTTVVFVTHSIPEAVFLSSRVVIMSPRPGTITEVVDIDLPEPRAYETREDQRFFELLTGVREGLRAVEDA; from the coding sequence ATGAGCGCGCTCGCGCTACGCGGGGTGGGGAAGGTGTTCAACCCCGGCTCCGACCAGGAGGTGCGGGCCGTCCACGGGGTCGACCTGTCGGCGGAGCGAGGAGAGTTCATCTCCGTCATCGGACCTTCCGGGTGCGGGAAGTCGACCCTCCTGCGCCTGATCGGAGACCTCACCCCGCCTTCCTCCGGGACCGTGTTGGTCAACGGCAAGACTCCCGCTCGGGCCCGGCTCGACCGTGACTACGGGATGGTATTCCAGTCCGCCACGCTTCTTGAGTGGAGGAGGGTGCAGGCCAACGTGGAACTGCCCCTGGAGATCATGGGGATGGACGCAGCCGAGCGTTCCCGGCAGGCAGCCGCCATGCTGGAGCTGGTCCAGCTCGACCGGTTCGCCAACCATTACCCCTGGCAGCTGTCGGGCGGGATGCAGCAGCGGGTCGCGATCGCGAGGGCGCTGGCCTTCAAGCCCTCCATACTCCTGATGGACGAGCCGTTCGGCGCCCTGGACGAGATGACCCGCGAGCGGATGCAGTCGGAGTTGCTTCGCATCCGCGCCGAGACGGGGACGACCGTGGTGTTCGTGACCCATTCCATTCCCGAGGCGGTCTTCCTGTCGAGCCGTGTCGTCATCATGTCGCCCCGTCCGGGAACCATCACCGAAGTGGTCGACATCGACCTCCCGGAGCCGCGGGCCTACGAGACCCGCGAGGACCAGCGCTTCTTCGAGTTGCTCACCGGCGTCCGAGAGGGGCTGAGAGCCGTGGAGGACGCTTGA
- a CDS encoding ABC transporter permease subunit → MSPNARRLLSFLGILAVLIALWEGYKWMGTATGGVWPGTGISLPVRTNERSMPHTWDVVIALLRPARRGGDMLLLVLLRAALFTWRSALLGFVLGSAVGFGLGVLFVRSALAERGLMPHVVASQTVPILAIAPILVVWAGRLNVTRWLVVAVVSAYLAFFPVAINTLRGLRSPDATASELMRSYAATPNQVLWKLQVPAALPYLFPALKIAATASIIGAIVGELPASMPDGLGRAILNFAAAFSAAPEKLFASILVASLVGIGFVGVVVLAERVLIPPSRRLEDLSEAAGPQSRTLKEVVA, encoded by the coding sequence ATGAGCCCTAACGCCCGCCGGCTCCTGTCCTTTCTCGGGATACTGGCCGTCCTCATCGCGCTGTGGGAAGGCTACAAGTGGATGGGAACCGCAACGGGCGGTGTCTGGCCGGGCACCGGCATCTCCCTACCGGTACGCACCAATGAGCGTTCGATGCCCCACACCTGGGATGTGGTCATCGCCCTCCTGCGTCCGGCGCGGCGCGGGGGCGACATGCTGTTACTGGTCCTCCTCCGGGCCGCTCTTTTCACATGGCGTTCGGCGCTCCTCGGGTTCGTCCTCGGAAGCGCGGTGGGTTTCGGCCTCGGGGTGCTGTTCGTTCGATCCGCCCTCGCCGAGCGCGGTCTCATGCCCCACGTGGTCGCTTCCCAGACGGTACCCATCCTGGCCATCGCTCCGATCCTCGTGGTCTGGGCCGGTCGCCTGAACGTCACCCGGTGGCTGGTCGTGGCGGTGGTCTCCGCCTACCTGGCCTTCTTCCCCGTCGCCATCAACACGCTGCGCGGGCTGCGCAGCCCGGATGCCACCGCCTCCGAACTGATGCGGTCCTACGCGGCCACCCCGAACCAAGTGCTGTGGAAGCTCCAGGTGCCGGCGGCCCTGCCCTACCTGTTTCCGGCCCTGAAGATCGCGGCCACCGCCTCGATCATCGGCGCCATCGTCGGTGAGCTTCCCGCCAGCATGCCTGACGGGCTGGGCCGGGCCATTCTGAACTTCGCTGCGGCCTTCTCGGCAGCCCCGGAGAAGCTCTTCGCCTCGATACTCGTCGCGTCGCTGGTGGGGATCGGGTTCGTAGGCGTCGTGGTCCTCGCCGAGAGAGTCCTGATTCCGCCATCCCGGCGGCTGGAAGACCTCAGCGAGGCAGCAGGCCCGCAGAGCCGGACTCTGAAGGAGGTGGTCGCATGA
- a CDS encoding HAD-IB family hydrolase: MRTGVAFFDLDKTIIAKSSTLAFARPLHKAGLLRRRTLLRAATAQVIYRMAGADQQKLDKLRDQLVSLTKGMEASRIRELVEETIDEVVAPLVYEEALDLMDEHRREGREVVIMSISPEEVARPLAAHLGVDHVIATRSAVDEEGCYAGELAFYASGTAKAEAIRRLAGEWRIDLARCYAYSDSVTDLPMLEAVGHPVAVNPDRALREVAAGRGWPVAEFDSPVNLRKRLQTLARPAPLVSGTVVATAIAGAVTLWALKARQRAT; encoded by the coding sequence GTGAGAACGGGTGTCGCCTTCTTCGATCTCGACAAGACGATCATTGCCAAGTCGTCCACCCTCGCCTTTGCCCGACCCCTTCACAAGGCCGGTCTGCTCCGGAGGCGGACGCTGCTCAGAGCGGCGACGGCCCAGGTCATCTACCGGATGGCCGGCGCGGATCAGCAGAAGCTGGACAAGCTCCGTGACCAGCTGGTGAGCCTGACCAAAGGCATGGAGGCTTCGAGGATCCGGGAACTCGTCGAAGAAACCATCGACGAGGTCGTAGCTCCGCTGGTCTACGAAGAAGCCCTCGACCTGATGGACGAGCACCGCCGGGAGGGCCGGGAGGTGGTCATCATGTCCATCTCACCCGAGGAGGTGGCCCGACCACTGGCCGCCCACCTCGGAGTCGACCATGTCATCGCCACCCGCTCAGCCGTCGACGAGGAGGGTTGCTATGCCGGTGAACTGGCCTTCTACGCCAGCGGGACCGCCAAGGCCGAGGCCATCCGGCGGCTAGCCGGGGAATGGCGGATCGACCTCGCCCGGTGCTACGCCTACTCGGACAGCGTCACCGACCTCCCCATGCTGGAGGCGGTGGGCCATCCGGTGGCCGTCAACCCGGACCGCGCCCTGCGGGAGGTCGCGGCCGGGCGTGGCTGGCCGGTGGCCGAGTTCGATAGTCCGGTGAACCTGCGAAAACGTCTCCAGACCCTGGCGCGGCCGGCGCCGTTGGTGTCCGGGACCGTTGTCGCCACCGCCATAGCCGGCGCCGTGACGCTGTGGGCATTGAAGGCCCGTCAGCGGGCGACATGA
- a CDS encoding ATPase, T2SS/T4P/T4SS family — protein sequence MAVVERVLRRVLESDVELSRDQAEAEVRRIMSVESPLASPGIVDVVVDTLVGMGPIEPLFRDPAVSDVFVNGPDEVWVERRGILEPTDVSFADDAAVLAAVERTIAPLGLRLDRASPLVSARLPDGSRLHAVVPPVSVGGPVVAIRRFTAVAPSLDTFVDWGSMTDAQRTVLEQAVIDRKNIVVSGGTGTGKTTLLNALAATVPVGERIVTIEDAAELSFAGHVVRLEARPPNAEGRGRVTLADLVRTALRLRPDRIIVGEVRGAEALDMISAMNTGHDGSLSTVHANGPEDALWRIETLALTGSEGVGETAIRRQLRSAVDLVVHLNRRNAGRRVETIAEVGLDGCRETAC from the coding sequence ATGGCAGTAGTCGAACGCGTTCTCCGGCGCGTGCTCGAGTCGGATGTCGAGTTGAGCCGGGATCAGGCCGAGGCCGAGGTGCGCAGGATCATGTCGGTGGAGTCGCCGCTGGCCTCCCCGGGAATCGTGGACGTGGTGGTCGACACTCTCGTCGGGATGGGGCCGATCGAGCCGCTCTTCCGGGACCCCGCAGTATCGGACGTGTTCGTCAACGGTCCCGACGAGGTCTGGGTGGAGCGTCGAGGGATCCTGGAGCCGACCGATGTCTCCTTCGCCGACGACGCGGCGGTCCTGGCTGCCGTCGAACGCACCATCGCCCCGCTGGGCCTGCGCCTCGACCGGGCCAGTCCCCTGGTGAGCGCCCGCCTTCCCGACGGCAGCCGCCTTCATGCCGTCGTCCCGCCGGTGTCGGTCGGCGGTCCGGTAGTCGCCATCCGTCGCTTCACCGCGGTGGCGCCCAGCCTTGACACCTTCGTCGATTGGGGTTCGATGACCGATGCCCAACGCACGGTGCTCGAACAGGCCGTGATCGACCGGAAGAACATCGTGGTCAGCGGCGGGACCGGAACCGGAAAGACGACCTTGCTGAACGCCCTGGCGGCGACGGTGCCGGTCGGCGAACGGATCGTGACCATCGAGGATGCCGCCGAGTTGAGTTTCGCCGGGCACGTGGTCCGGCTCGAAGCCCGCCCTCCCAACGCCGAGGGCCGCGGACGCGTCACACTTGCCGACCTGGTACGTACCGCTTTGCGGCTCCGACCGGACCGCATCATCGTCGGGGAGGTACGAGGCGCCGAGGCCCTCGACATGATCTCGGCCATGAACACGGGCCACGATGGGAGCCTGTCCACCGTCCACGCCAACGGCCCCGAGGACGCCCTCTGGCGGATCGAGACGCTGGCCCTGACCGGGAGTGAGGGGGTTGGCGAGACCGCCATCCGGCGCCAACTCCGCTCCGCTGTCGACCTTGTGGTGCACCTGAACCGCAGGAACGCCGGCCGCCGGGTGGAGACGATCGCCGAGGTCGGGCTCGACGGATGCCGGGAGACGGCATGCTGA
- a CDS encoding type II secretion system F family protein, producing the protein MLILGLVAIGVALRPRRWWEPLALGAAVVLPWWAGLAGVAAGSWLALRRSRPDPYQEVAYLQAVSAELRAGRSLRQALVDAANRAPDLDLARMARLCRSGRPMPEVAEAASAALPGTGHLAAAAVRIGAESGGRVAAAFATLAGIQTDRIELQREVRAAGAAARASVAVLTVLPVGGLLTAAATGTLSDLMSMGSVGPVLVGLGAVLLIGGASVTLILGRKLP; encoded by the coding sequence ATGCTGATCCTCGGGCTTGTGGCGATCGGTGTGGCGCTCCGGCCCCGGCGCTGGTGGGAGCCGCTGGCCCTGGGGGCCGCGGTGGTGTTGCCCTGGTGGGCCGGCCTGGCGGGAGTCGCAGCCGGTAGCTGGTTGGCCCTCCGCCGGAGCCGCCCCGATCCCTACCAGGAGGTCGCCTACCTGCAGGCTGTGAGCGCCGAGCTACGGGCGGGAAGGAGCCTCCGCCAGGCGCTGGTCGATGCCGCCAATCGTGCGCCCGACCTGGACCTGGCCCGGATGGCCCGCCTCTGCCGGTCCGGCCGCCCCATGCCCGAGGTGGCGGAAGCGGCGTCCGCTGCGCTCCCGGGAACCGGCCACCTGGCCGCAGCCGCGGTGCGGATCGGCGCCGAGAGCGGAGGCCGGGTGGCGGCTGCTTTCGCCACCCTCGCAGGTATCCAGACCGACCGCATCGAGCTCCAGCGCGAGGTGAGGGCGGCGGGCGCGGCCGCCCGGGCATCCGTCGCAGTCCTGACCGTGCTTCCCGTCGGCGGATTGCTGACCGCAGCCGCCACCGGGACGCTCTCGGACCTGATGTCGATGGGGAGTGTCGGTCCCGTCCTGGTCGGCCTCGGGGCCGTGCTCCTCATCGGCGGCGCTTCCGTGACCCTGATCCTGGGGAGGAAGCTGCCTTGA
- a CDS encoding type II secretion system F family protein: MTLFTMMSVAVVVYVMTAGRSVGVRSIAATGAAIGLANPLACASLGLVWYSLRRRRAIRRERLARRRAEGELELLTHSMLIGLSGGLSPAGALALARESLSSSLGQEVDRILRHAVKAGFTPSLMSARGVGGRLFRQVGAAHLSGSPLELALTALAAEYREAARSSAVEKARRLPVRMVLPLTLLMLPGLLILMIGPLVLPSLARLLDPFMSF; encoded by the coding sequence TTGACCCTTTTCACGATGATGTCTGTTGCCGTAGTGGTCTACGTCATGACCGCCGGCCGGTCGGTCGGCGTGCGCTCCATCGCCGCGACCGGCGCCGCCATCGGGCTGGCCAACCCCCTGGCCTGCGCCAGCCTCGGCCTCGTCTGGTACTCCCTCCGGCGGCGCCGTGCAATCCGTCGCGAGCGCCTGGCCCGCCGGCGAGCGGAAGGTGAGCTGGAGTTGCTCACGCACTCCATGCTGATCGGCCTGTCAGGTGGCCTGTCACCAGCCGGAGCGCTGGCGCTGGCCCGCGAGAGCCTCTCCTCGTCGCTGGGCCAGGAGGTCGACAGGATCCTCCGTCATGCCGTGAAGGCCGGCTTCACCCCGTCCCTGATGAGCGCGCGCGGCGTTGGCGGCCGGCTGTTCCGACAGGTGGGCGCCGCTCACCTGTCGGGTTCTCCTCTCGAGCTCGCCCTGACCGCACTGGCCGCCGAATACCGGGAGGCGGCCCGCTCCTCGGCTGTCGAGAAGGCTCGCCGTCTACCGGTGCGGATGGTGCTACCGCTCACCCTCCTGATGCTTCCCGGCCTGCTCATCCTGATGATCGGTCCGCTGGTGCTGCCCTCGCTGGCGCGGCTCCTCGACCCCTTCATGTCGTTCTGA
- a CDS encoding pilus assembly protein, translated as MEFALVIPLILLLVLAIAEVTVVARTALQLTAAGREGARVAATSPDPARAIEATRRALGPELAGRARITVRRPPVVGQPARVTVAVDHVLLAALGGLRIPLESTAEMRVET; from the coding sequence GTGGAGTTCGCCCTGGTCATCCCGCTGATCCTCCTGCTGGTCCTGGCGATCGCCGAGGTGACCGTGGTGGCGAGGACGGCGCTCCAACTGACAGCCGCCGGGCGGGAGGGGGCGAGGGTGGCGGCCACCTCGCCCGATCCCGCCCGCGCCATCGAGGCAACCCGCCGCGCGCTCGGCCCGGAGCTGGCGGGCCGGGCCCGGATCACGGTCCGACGCCCGCCGGTGGTGGGTCAGCCGGCCCGGGTCACCGTGGCCGTCGACCATGTGCTGCTGGCGGCGCTCGGCGGGCTGCGTATACCGCTCGAATCGACCGCCGAGATGCGGGTCGAGACGTGA
- a CDS encoding pilus assembly protein TadG-related protein, with protein sequence MSTDRGSVTVLAVGALVLALVLAAGVTAVGQVAIARNRVTAAAEAGALAAAPVTFRPFGATGSATDEAARLVRANGATLLRCDCRPDRGYDPRTVAVTATVTVDVLGIREVSMEATAVAEFRPVALLVGP encoded by the coding sequence ATGAGTACGGACCGCGGCTCGGTGACCGTCCTCGCGGTCGGGGCGCTGGTGCTAGCCCTGGTGCTGGCGGCCGGCGTGACCGCGGTCGGTCAGGTGGCGATCGCCAGGAACCGGGTGACCGCCGCGGCGGAGGCGGGTGCCCTCGCCGCGGCGCCGGTCACCTTCCGGCCGTTCGGCGCCACCGGATCTGCAACGGATGAGGCGGCTCGGCTGGTCCGCGCCAACGGCGCCACGCTGCTCCGGTGTGACTGCCGGCCCGACAGGGGATACGACCCCAGGACGGTGGCGGTCACCGCCACGGTCACCGTGGACGTCCTGGGGATCCGGGAAGTGAGCATGGAAGCCACCGCGGTGGCCGAGTTCCGGCCGGTGGCCTTGCTGGTCGGACCGTAG
- a CDS encoding metal ABC transporter substrate-binding protein codes for MLTVASTACGTDAEDSAPSSTSSPAVAETVSEPTSTDPAGRLAVVATTTILGDVVANVVGGNADVEVLLPPGADPHDYQISSSQAALLYTADLVVANGLGLEEGLIDVIEAAEEDGVNVLEVGDLLDPLPFTGGGGHGHGEEDDHAHEEDDDHADEEDDHAHEEDDDHADEEDDHAHEEDDDHADEEDDHAHEEDDDHADE; via the coding sequence ATGCTGACGGTAGCTTCAACAGCGTGTGGCACGGACGCAGAGGACTCTGCACCGAGTTCCACCTCGAGCCCGGCGGTAGCAGAAACGGTATCAGAACCAACCTCCACAGACCCGGCAGGCCGACTGGCGGTGGTGGCGACAACCACAATCCTCGGTGATGTGGTAGCGAATGTCGTTGGTGGGAATGCTGATGTCGAAGTGCTGCTGCCGCCGGGCGCCGACCCTCACGACTACCAGATTTCGTCCAGCCAGGCAGCCCTGCTCTATACCGCTGACCTGGTGGTTGCCAACGGCCTCGGCTTGGAGGAAGGCCTCATCGACGTGATCGAGGCAGCCGAAGAAGACGGAGTCAACGTTCTGGAGGTGGGTGACCTGCTCGACCCCCTGCCCTTTACCGGAGGTGGGGGCCATGGCCATGGCGAAGAGGACGACCACGCCCACGAAGAAGACGATGATCACGCCGACGAAGAGGACGACCACGCCCACGAAGAAGACGATGATCACGCCGACGAAGAGGACGACCACGCCCACGAAGAAGACGATGATCACGCCGACGAAGAGGACGACCACGCCCACGAAGAAGACGATGATCACGCCGACGAAGA
- a CDS encoding metal ABC transporter substrate-binding protein gives EEDDDHADEEDDHAHEEDGGHVHTGADPHFWLDPLRVAKAALLIAEALTEIDPSGDWMSRAEAYAATLTELDAEIQDILAPIPHENRVLITNHDSLGYFADRYEFEVIGVVIPGGSTLADPSSAELAALVEEIVEEGVKVIFAETIDSTALAEAVAAEAGTDVAVVTLHTGSLGEPGTETDNVVGMLRSNAMRIADALS, from the coding sequence GAAGAAGACGATGATCACGCCGACGAAGAGGACGACCACGCCCACGAAGAAGACGGCGGACACGTCCACACCGGCGCGGATCCCCACTTCTGGCTCGATCCGCTGCGAGTCGCCAAAGCCGCTCTCCTGATCGCAGAGGCGCTTACGGAGATCGACCCGTCGGGTGACTGGATGTCCCGGGCGGAGGCCTACGCAGCCACCCTGACCGAACTGGACGCCGAGATCCAGGACATCCTTGCCCCGATCCCACACGAGAACCGCGTGCTGATCACGAACCACGACTCGCTCGGCTACTTCGCTGATCGTTACGAGTTCGAGGTCATCGGCGTGGTCATTCCGGGCGGCTCAACACTGGCCGATCCCAGTTCGGCAGAGCTCGCCGCGTTGGTCGAGGAGATCGTGGAAGAAGGCGTGAAGGTGATTTTCGCCGAGACCATCGATTCCACCGCCCTGGCGGAGGCGGTTGCGGCCGAGGCCGGCACCGACGTGGCAGTTGTCACGCTCCACACCGGATCTTTGGGTGAGCCGGGAACGGAGACCGACAACGTCGTCGGAATGCTCAGAAGCAACGCCATGAGGATCGCCGACGCGCTCTCTTAA
- a CDS encoding metal ABC transporter permease produces MEWFTEPFAFAFQQRAMLGGALAAIAGAVVGTWVVIRGMSFLGDALIHGVIPGITLAILLDFNVFIGAGMAAVVMIAGINLVHRQTVFSEDTGIGLLFVGMLGLGVIFISRSPSYSGGITAILFGDTLGVQASDIQVLAVVTAVVVLVSLILYRPFLVLSFNETKASLLGLRPSLTNAALLTLITLSIVGSYRTVGTLLAFGLLVGPPATAALLVRRVPSMMVMSAVIGVFSVAAGLVVSYHANTSGSATMAVLPVVLFFLVLAVTNLREKVASTAKDARGDSQTGVC; encoded by the coding sequence ATGGAATGGTTTACCGAACCCTTCGCGTTCGCCTTCCAGCAGCGGGCGATGCTGGGTGGCGCGCTGGCCGCCATCGCCGGCGCCGTGGTCGGGACCTGGGTGGTGATTCGGGGTATGAGCTTCCTGGGTGACGCCCTGATCCACGGGGTGATACCGGGGATCACGCTGGCCATCCTCCTCGACTTCAACGTGTTCATAGGAGCGGGGATGGCGGCGGTGGTCATGATCGCCGGGATCAACCTGGTCCACCGCCAGACCGTTTTCTCCGAGGACACCGGTATCGGGCTGCTGTTCGTGGGAATGCTGGGTCTGGGGGTCATCTTCATCTCCCGGTCTCCTTCCTACAGCGGCGGGATCACGGCGATCCTCTTCGGCGACACGCTGGGGGTCCAGGCGTCGGATATCCAGGTCCTGGCGGTGGTGACGGCCGTAGTGGTCCTGGTCTCGCTCATCCTCTACCGACCTTTTCTCGTGCTGTCCTTCAACGAGACCAAGGCCAGCCTGCTGGGGCTACGCCCTTCTCTCACCAACGCCGCCCTGCTGACGTTGATCACCCTCTCCATAGTCGGCTCGTACCGGACTGTCGGAACCTTGCTGGCATTCGGCCTGCTGGTCGGGCCTCCTGCAACGGCCGCTCTCCTGGTGCGGCGGGTTCCCTCCATGATGGTCATGAGCGCGGTTATAGGGGTTTTCAGCGTCGCCGCCGGACTGGTGGTCAGTTACCACGCGAACACTTCGGGGTCGGCAACCATGGCAGTCCTCCCGGTGGTGCTGTTCTTTCTGGTACTGGCCGTCACCAACCTCCGGGAGAAAGTTGCGTCAACGGCAAAGGATGCGCGCGGTGACAGCCAGACCGGTGTCTGCTAG